In the genome of Chloroherpetonaceae bacterium, one region contains:
- a CDS encoding penicillin acylase family protein produces the protein MKRTTKILIGLSLSLLAIGCGAAAAFYAILRKSVPDYEARFEIKGLQQVVKIYYDEYAAAHIEAQSEADLFFAQGFAHARERLWQMDLARRAAKGELAEILGESALSFDRLFRTVGLRHIADSLWNSNILSPESRAVLIAYSQGVNAYLEQIKAGKAVLPIEFDILQYEPAAWRPEDCLAIARLMGWELNIAWHIDVALADITAQVGYEKAKHLYPDYPKDKPTILPALPDTSKRTAAVLRLWQELDKAYREFAGVMGSHIGSNSWAVTRSKSAAGNAILANDPHLGFSAPARWYEMHLCCRAAGINAAGCSLPGVPCIVLGRNDSIAWGLTNMMLDDCDFFALLDSTETLQERVEEIRLKGAASVPLRVRWGRHGVVISDQIYSGFQQAQSPLLDAYTISMRWTGQELSDEVATFLGILKAKNWQDFRAALRHYGLPGQNFLYADAAGHIGYQAAGKLPIRLDKQGFLLRDARKPEQDWQGFVPFDELPMLFDPPSDMIVTANNKIVPDGYKYYISALWEPPSRAERITALLRSKERFSAEDFEKMQTDVISPFAQETLRFLLSALANDTLSMHQRPIQFLRNWNGEFQAHSIAATIYSQWLKQLLRNTLHDELGENLFQNYLSLVNAPTRVIGQLLADSTVVTEVKDSTVVQVVRYNIWFDDVRTRAVETRDDIIRKSFNEAVEILRREIGENEADWQWGRVHQLTLRHVFGQKAKDGTENPLGKVFNLGPFRTAGTSTTINNGEYPYRSSDSTGTALIDASQKLGASSRRVVDLSEQDFWSVLPGGNSGSVISPHYADQLPLWLQGKLRRFTMNLRQLQEKNAPTTLLVPVQTKLSAQHP, from the coding sequence ATGAAGCGAACAACGAAAATTCTCATTGGGCTATCGCTGTCGCTGCTCGCAATTGGCTGTGGAGCTGCAGCGGCATTCTACGCTATCCTGCGTAAATCCGTGCCTGACTATGAGGCGCGCTTTGAGATAAAAGGCTTGCAGCAGGTCGTGAAAATCTACTACGACGAATATGCTGCGGCACACATTGAAGCGCAAAGCGAAGCCGATCTTTTTTTTGCACAGGGCTTTGCACACGCCCGAGAGCGACTCTGGCAGATGGATTTGGCACGCCGTGCTGCCAAAGGTGAACTGGCTGAGATTTTGGGTGAATCGGCACTGAGCTTCGACCGGCTGTTCCGAACAGTTGGATTACGCCACATTGCTGATTCACTCTGGAATAGCAATATACTCTCGCCTGAAAGTCGCGCGGTCTTGATAGCCTATTCGCAGGGCGTCAATGCATATCTCGAGCAAATCAAAGCGGGGAAAGCTGTGCTGCCAATTGAGTTCGACATTCTGCAGTATGAGCCAGCAGCGTGGCGACCAGAGGACTGCCTTGCTATTGCGCGCCTAATGGGCTGGGAACTCAACATTGCTTGGCACATTGATGTGGCCTTAGCGGACATCACGGCACAAGTTGGCTACGAGAAAGCAAAGCACCTTTACCCTGACTACCCGAAAGATAAACCGACCATTTTGCCCGCTTTGCCAGATACAAGCAAGCGCACGGCTGCAGTGCTCCGCTTATGGCAAGAGCTGGATAAGGCATATCGAGAGTTTGCAGGAGTGATGGGTTCGCATATCGGTAGCAATAGCTGGGCTGTGACGCGCTCAAAGTCTGCTGCAGGTAATGCGATTTTAGCAAATGATCCTCACTTGGGCTTTTCGGCGCCAGCGCGTTGGTATGAAATGCATCTTTGTTGCAGGGCAGCAGGCATCAATGCCGCTGGGTGCTCCCTGCCCGGCGTGCCTTGCATTGTGTTAGGTAGAAATGACTCCATTGCATGGGGGCTGACGAATATGATGCTCGATGACTGCGACTTTTTCGCTCTACTGGATTCAACTGAGACTTTGCAAGAGCGTGTGGAGGAAATTCGCCTCAAAGGTGCAGCCAGTGTGCCGCTTCGCGTGCGGTGGGGACGGCACGGCGTGGTGATTTCCGACCAAATCTACAGCGGTTTTCAACAAGCCCAGTCGCCACTCTTAGATGCTTACACCATTTCAATGAGATGGACAGGACAAGAACTGTCCGATGAAGTGGCCACCTTCTTAGGCATTCTCAAAGCAAAGAACTGGCAGGACTTCCGAGCTGCGCTACGCCACTACGGTTTGCCCGGGCAGAATTTTCTCTATGCTGATGCAGCGGGGCACATCGGCTATCAAGCTGCAGGCAAACTCCCCATTCGCCTCGACAAGCAGGGCTTTTTGCTCCGTGATGCACGCAAACCAGAGCAAGATTGGCAAGGCTTCGTGCCATTTGATGAGCTGCCAATGCTCTTCGATCCCCCATCGGATATGATTGTAACAGCAAATAACAAAATCGTGCCCGATGGCTACAAATACTACATTTCTGCACTCTGGGAACCGCCAAGCCGCGCCGAGCGCATCACGGCACTCCTACGCAGCAAGGAAAGATTCTCAGCTGAGGACTTCGAGAAAATGCAAACCGATGTGATCTCGCCTTTTGCGCAAGAGACGCTAAGGTTTTTACTGAGTGCGCTGGCAAACGATACGCTGAGCATGCATCAAAGACCGATTCAATTTTTGCGCAATTGGAACGGCGAGTTTCAAGCGCACTCAATTGCTGCAACGATTTATTCGCAGTGGCTAAAACAACTGCTGCGCAACACGCTACACGATGAACTGGGCGAAAATCTCTTCCAGAACTACCTCTCGCTGGTAAATGCGCCAACCCGCGTAATAGGTCAGTTGCTTGCAGACTCCACTGTGGTAACAGAGGTGAAAGATAGCACGGTTGTGCAAGTGGTGCGTTACAACATTTGGTTTGATGATGTGCGCACCCGTGCTGTAGAAACACGAGACGACATCATTCGCAAAAGTTTTAATGAGGCGGTGGAAATTTTGCGCCGTGAAATTGGTGAGAATGAAGCCGATTGGCAATGGGGACGCGTGCATCAGCTTACGCTGCGCCACGTGTTCGGTCAGAAAGCAAAAGACGGCACGGAAAATCCATTAGGGAAGGTTTTCAATTTAGGTCCGTTTAGAACGGCGGGCACCTCGACAACTATCAACAACGGCGAGTATCCCTACCGCTCATCAGACTCCACAGGCACGGCGCTGATTGATGCCTCGCAAAAGTTAGGCGCAAGTTCTCGCCGAGTGGTGGATTTGTCAGAACAGGACTTTTGGAGCGTGCTGCCCGGTGGCAACAGCGGCAGTGTAATAAGCCCGCACTACGCTGACCAGTTGCCGCTTTGGCTACAAGGCAAGCTCCGGCGATTTACGATGAACCTGAGGCAATTGCAGGAAAAAAATGCGCCAACGACGCTCCTTGTGCCAGTGCAAACTAAGCTCAGTGCACAGCACCCCTGA
- a CDS encoding aldo/keto reductase codes for MMKYKLLGPSGLRVSEFALGTMTFGLEWKWGADKDESKRVFDLYANSGGNFIDTANRYTEGTSEKFVGEFIASDRDHFVVATKYSLYDRLSDPNYCGNHRKNLMRSVEQSLRRLQTDYIDLLWLHMWDATTPVDEIMRALDDLVRQGKVHYIGISDTPAWVVSQANTLAELRGWAKFVALQIEYSLLQRTPERELLPMAKAFGLTVTPWGAIGGGALTGKYLRNETGRLPEHSSRRSERAGRIAAVVVQVAEELGVTPAQVAIQWTRQNLKQSVIPIIGARTEAQLRDNLGALNLTLPDNAIAKLNEASAIELGFPHDFLKTDAIKTVLYGGIYDHIERRYD; via the coding sequence ATGATGAAATACAAACTGCTCGGTCCATCAGGCCTGAGGGTCTCAGAGTTTGCGCTGGGCACAATGACCTTTGGCCTAGAATGGAAATGGGGCGCTGATAAAGACGAAAGCAAGCGCGTCTTCGATCTTTACGCCAATTCGGGTGGCAATTTTATTGATACCGCTAATCGCTACACCGAAGGCACAAGCGAAAAGTTTGTCGGCGAATTCATTGCCAGCGACCGTGACCACTTTGTTGTCGCAACCAAATACTCGCTCTACGACCGCCTTAGCGATCCAAACTACTGTGGCAATCACCGCAAGAACCTGATGCGCTCCGTCGAGCAAAGCCTAAGACGGTTGCAAACTGACTACATTGACCTGCTGTGGCTCCATATGTGGGATGCCACAACGCCTGTCGATGAAATTATGCGCGCCTTGGACGACCTTGTGCGACAAGGCAAAGTGCACTACATCGGGATTTCTGATACGCCAGCGTGGGTTGTCTCGCAAGCCAATACACTGGCAGAGCTGCGCGGTTGGGCAAAGTTTGTGGCGCTTCAAATTGAATACAGCTTGCTGCAGCGCACACCAGAGCGAGAACTTTTGCCAATGGCGAAAGCCTTCGGGCTAACGGTTACGCCTTGGGGAGCAATTGGCGGCGGTGCACTGACGGGCAAGTATCTCCGCAATGAAACAGGACGACTGCCTGAACATAGCTCGCGCCGCTCTGAACGTGCAGGACGAATTGCCGCAGTCGTGGTGCAGGTTGCCGAAGAGCTGGGTGTAACCCCCGCACAAGTTGCGATTCAATGGACACGCCAGAACCTGAAGCAATCTGTCATTCCAATTATCGGTGCACGCACCGAAGCCCAACTTAGGGATAATCTCGGCGCACTGAACCTGACCCTACCAGACAATGCAATAGCGAAACTCAACGAAGCCAGCGCCATTGAACTTGGCTTTCCACACGACTTTCTGAAAACCGACGCCATTAAAACCGTGCTCTACGGCGGCATCTACGACCACATCGAACGGCGATACGATTAA
- a CDS encoding fumarylacetoacetate hydrolase family protein, with amino-acid sequence MKFCTIRNRASQAVCVGVATEEKIFPTRFGSMIELLETCQNDFSGIEPAGPALSFDEVEFLACVPRPRSIRDFYAFEAHVRNARQKRGLEVPPEWYEFPVFYFSNHQAVIGPFEPLRKPRWTAMLDYELELACVIGKNGINISREEAEEYIAGYCIMNDWSARDEQMREVKVGLGPAKGKDFATTLGAFLVTKDELSDRKVGEKLDLEMEVYVNSKRYGGGNFKTIHYSFAQMIERASRDVRLYAGDVIGSGTVGTGCLLELDNTQYPYLEIGDVVEMRIERLGYTRNQIV; translated from the coding sequence ATGAAATTTTGCACCATTCGCAACCGCGCCTCGCAAGCGGTGTGTGTGGGTGTGGCAACTGAGGAAAAAATTTTCCCCACGCGTTTTGGTTCAATGATTGAGTTGCTGGAGACCTGTCAGAATGATTTTTCAGGCATTGAGCCAGCAGGTCCTGCACTGTCTTTCGACGAAGTGGAATTTCTGGCATGCGTGCCACGCCCACGCTCCATTCGAGATTTTTACGCGTTTGAAGCACATGTTCGAAACGCTCGCCAAAAACGAGGGTTGGAAGTGCCGCCAGAGTGGTATGAATTTCCTGTGTTCTACTTTTCCAATCATCAAGCGGTAATTGGACCCTTTGAGCCACTTAGAAAGCCACGCTGGACAGCGATGCTGGATTATGAGCTGGAGCTGGCGTGCGTGATTGGCAAAAACGGTATAAACATTTCGCGTGAGGAAGCCGAAGAGTATATCGCAGGATACTGCATAATGAACGATTGGTCGGCGCGCGATGAGCAAATGCGAGAGGTCAAAGTAGGTTTAGGACCAGCCAAAGGCAAAGACTTTGCGACCACGCTCGGCGCATTTCTCGTAACCAAAGATGAACTAAGCGACCGAAAGGTCGGCGAAAAATTAGACTTGGAAATGGAAGTCTATGTCAATAGCAAGCGGTATGGGGGAGGCAATTTTAAGACCATTCACTACTCATTTGCACAGATGATTGAACGAGCCTCGCGCGATGTGCGCCTTTATGCAGGGGATGTAATTGGCAGCGGCACAGTTGGCACAGGCTGCCTCTTGGAGCTGGACAATACGCAGTATCCATACCTCGAAATTGGCGATGTGGTAGAAATGCGCATTGAACGGCTGGGCTACACACGCAATCAAATTGTCTGA
- the chlG gene encoding chlorophyll synthase ChlG has protein sequence MPETPEHIEPNRRIEESLLHKRRLQMEQTDFSLDTRLARTSGIREPKEQAKRVKLTKFELLLKFLKPITWIPVIWSFVCGAVASGVFSWSNLADWKFWLGILLTGPLATGVCQMLNDYFDRDLDAINEPTRPIPAGDISLRDATILITAWTVLTVGVAWLLHPFIVAHVILGIINAHLYSANPIKLKKRLWWGNIIVAFSYLVYPWLSGEVLYRGSISAESVIISLCYAFASTGTMTVNDFKSIEGDQRVGIFTLPVVYGEHNAAVIAAVLIDTGQLLAAAYMFALGKWVNGLLILLFIVPQVWLQYHFVQSPRTRDVWYNGIAQNFLVAGMLVCALAVEP, from the coding sequence ATGCCTGAGACACCCGAACACATTGAGCCGAACCGTCGCATTGAGGAAAGTCTCTTGCACAAACGGCGGTTGCAGATGGAACAAACAGACTTTTCGCTCGACACGCGCCTTGCGCGCACCTCTGGCATTCGCGAGCCTAAGGAACAGGCTAAGCGCGTAAAGCTCACCAAGTTTGAGCTGCTACTGAAGTTCCTCAAGCCAATTACTTGGATTCCAGTTATCTGGAGCTTTGTGTGCGGCGCAGTAGCAAGTGGTGTGTTTAGCTGGTCAAACCTTGCAGATTGGAAATTCTGGCTGGGCATTTTGCTCACTGGGCCACTGGCTACAGGGGTCTGCCAGATGCTAAACGATTATTTCGACCGCGACCTTGACGCCATCAACGAGCCGACGCGTCCGATTCCCGCAGGCGACATTTCTCTAAGAGATGCGACGATTCTGATTACGGCTTGGACGGTTCTAACCGTCGGCGTAGCATGGCTGTTGCACCCCTTCATTGTGGCTCATGTGATTCTAGGCATCATTAATGCGCATCTCTACAGTGCCAATCCCATTAAGCTGAAAAAGCGGCTGTGGTGGGGCAATATCATCGTAGCATTTTCATACCTTGTCTATCCATGGCTGTCTGGCGAGGTGCTCTATCGCGGCTCAATCTCGGCTGAGTCAGTGATAATTTCGCTCTGCTATGCTTTTGCGAGCACAGGCACAATGACAGTCAATGATTTCAAGTCAATTGAGGGTGACCAGCGCGTCGGAATTTTCACATTGCCAGTTGTGTATGGTGAGCATAACGCAGCGGTGATTGCCGCCGTGCTCATCGATACGGGGCAGCTTCTGGCTGCAGCTTATATGTTTGCGCTGGGCAAGTGGGTGAATGGACTGCTGATTCTGCTCTTTATCGTGCCGCAGGTGTGGCTACAGTATCACTTCGTGCAATCACCTCGCACGCGTGATGTGTGGTATAACGGCATTGCGCAAAATTTCTTGGTGGCAGGTATGCTCGTGTGTGCCTTAGCCGTTGAGCCATAG
- a CDS encoding peroxiredoxin family protein, with the protein MPSLFDSIMPIHEKFIANFAPKASVDLFQIGDLAPDFELPDSEGKLRRLSEFRGKPLLLVFTRIFTDKIFCPICYPHLLALREDYPKFQALGAEVVMVNTTRVEMTKIIVQEQGFTFPVLSDAEWKVFQQYGIGAALGAPMPAEFLLDKHGAIRFKFISGLELPSPFFRLPDNNDMLAMISQLR; encoded by the coding sequence ATGCCCAGTCTGTTTGATTCCATCATGCCAATTCACGAGAAGTTTATTGCAAACTTTGCCCCCAAAGCCAGCGTGGATTTATTTCAGATTGGCGACCTTGCGCCTGACTTTGAGTTGCCAGATAGCGAAGGCAAGCTGAGGCGTTTGTCTGAATTTCGTGGCAAGCCGTTGCTACTGGTCTTTACACGCATTTTCACCGATAAAATTTTCTGCCCAATCTGTTACCCACACCTACTTGCACTCCGAGAGGACTATCCAAAATTTCAAGCGCTGGGTGCAGAAGTTGTGATGGTCAACACCACGCGCGTAGAGATGACCAAAATCATCGTGCAAGAGCAAGGTTTCACCTTCCCTGTGCTTAGTGATGCAGAGTGGAAAGTCTTTCAGCAATATGGCATCGGTGCAGCCTTAGGAGCACCAATGCCTGCAGAGTTTTTGCTTGATAAGCATGGGGCTATCCGATTTAAGTTTATCAGCGGCTTAGAGCTGCCTAGCCCATTTTTCAGGCTGCCCGACAACAACGATATGCTGGCGATGATTTCTCAACTGAGATAG
- a CDS encoding DUF2256 domain-containing protein: protein MKIEKVRYTKSNLPEKLCEHCRRPMAWRKSWAKNWEQVKYCSERCRKEAKRERQSA from the coding sequence ATGAAAATCGAAAAAGTGCGTTATACCAAATCCAATTTGCCTGAAAAGCTGTGTGAACATTGCCGTCGCCCGATGGCGTGGCGCAAGTCTTGGGCAAAGAATTGGGAGCAGGTCAAATACTGCTCAGAGCGCTGCCGCAAAGAAGCGAAACGAGAACGCCAATCTGCTTGA